Proteins encoded within one genomic window of Oceanococcus sp. HetDA_MAG_MS8:
- a CDS encoding permease, giving the protein MNNFLEAWGQAAHTSVGFFWMALWAFALGYLISSLIQAGITRAQMQRTMGSDGPRAMALGTFFGFISSSCSFAALSTTRALFQKGAGLAPSMAFMLASTNLVIELGIVIALFLSWQFVVGEYVGGLLLIGFCWLFIRVTKPKRLIERTRQRFEQDGDRSGNDGASWRKAIGTLAGWRAIGQTYVMEWRMVWKDVLIGFTVAGVIAAFVPDAFFETLFVGSGDSGQPGFAATLLQTIVGPVAAFFTFIGSMGNIPLAALLFGQGVSFAGVMAFIFSDLVVWPVLRINAEYYGWKMALYILGMLLAGLVAVSLLMHYGLLALDLLPEPGSVSVVDREFFEPNYGFWLNLLFLAGSGALAWLWWQGRDASDGGDGEHTARSAAEWLGLVLVTLSIVWLVGGLVIRGLLA; this is encoded by the coding sequence ATGAACAACTTCCTCGAAGCCTGGGGCCAGGCCGCCCACACCAGCGTCGGATTCTTCTGGATGGCGCTGTGGGCGTTTGCGCTGGGCTATCTGATTTCCAGCCTGATTCAGGCCGGCATCACACGCGCGCAGATGCAGCGCACCATGGGCAGCGACGGTCCGCGTGCCATGGCGCTCGGCACATTCTTCGGCTTCATCTCGAGCTCGTGTAGCTTTGCGGCGCTGTCCACCACGCGCGCCCTGTTTCAGAAAGGCGCGGGCTTGGCACCGTCGATGGCGTTCATGCTCGCCTCCACCAATCTGGTGATCGAGCTCGGCATCGTTATCGCGCTGTTCCTGAGCTGGCAGTTCGTGGTGGGCGAGTACGTCGGCGGCCTGCTGCTGATCGGCTTCTGCTGGCTGTTCATTCGCGTGACAAAGCCGAAGCGGCTGATCGAACGAACCCGCCAGCGGTTCGAACAAGATGGCGACAGATCCGGCAATGATGGCGCCTCCTGGCGCAAGGCGATCGGCACTCTGGCCGGCTGGCGGGCGATCGGGCAGACCTACGTCATGGAATGGCGGATGGTCTGGAAGGACGTGCTGATCGGATTTACCGTGGCAGGCGTGATCGCAGCGTTCGTGCCGGATGCATTCTTCGAGACCCTGTTCGTCGGCTCCGGCGACAGCGGCCAGCCTGGGTTTGCGGCCACGCTGCTGCAAACCATTGTCGGGCCGGTGGCAGCGTTTTTCACCTTCATCGGCTCCATGGGCAATATCCCGCTGGCCGCGCTGCTGTTCGGTCAGGGCGTCAGCTTTGCCGGGGTGATGGCCTTCATCTTCTCCGATCTGGTCGTTTGGCCGGTGCTTCGGATCAACGCCGAGTATTACGGCTGGAAGATGGCGCTCTACATCCTCGGCATGCTGCTGGCCGGTCTCGTGGCGGTCTCACTGCTGATGCACTACGGCCTGCTCGCGCTTGACCTGCTGCCAGAGCCGGGATCAGTCAGCGTGGTTGACCGTGAATTCTTCGAGCCGAACTACGGGTTCTGGCTGAACTTGCTATTTCTGGCTGGCAGCGGCGCGCTCGCCTGGCTCTGGTGGCAGGGGCGCGATGCGTCTGACGGCGGGGATGGCGAGCACACCGCGCGCAGCGCTGCCGAGTGGCTTGGGCTTGTGCTGGTAACGCTGTCCATCGTCTGGCTGGTGGGTGGTTTGGTCATACGCGGATTGCTCGCGTGA
- a CDS encoding transposase produces MMGSLSDSQSALFYEFSLEAHVPADHLLRQIDACLDLEGLRVHLADHYSHTGRPSIDPELMVRMLIVGYCYGIRSERRLCDEVHLNLAYRWFCRLGLDGAVPSHSTFSKNRHGRFRDSGTLRWVFDQVVDRCMQVGLVKGEGFAVDASLIPADASRQRGVPGAEPIDWGAPEKRSRAVREYLEALGDGAALEARKSVSLSDPQSQWTAATGGPAFLSYSTNYLIDIEHGVILDVEATPSNRIAEVESTKTMIDRVEARCGIQPTKLVADTAYGNAKMLSWLVDDKGIEPHIPVWEKHQRTDGSIPSSDFVWDGEANEYRCPQGNALIPGRRQFSKPRSGITKAGTVLYRSSTYDCRVCPLKQQCCPSTPTRKIARSIHEDARNVAREISKSDEYRRSRCERKKVEMRFAHLKRILGLERLRLRGLSGAADEFVMAATAQNLRRMAKLVARPPPDYRIGVPG; encoded by the coding sequence ATGATGGGCTCGCTTTCGGACAGCCAATCGGCGCTGTTCTACGAGTTCTCACTCGAAGCGCATGTCCCGGCAGACCATTTGCTGCGCCAGATCGATGCGTGCCTGGACTTGGAGGGGCTGCGAGTACATCTCGCTGACCACTACAGCCACACTGGCCGCCCCTCAATCGATCCAGAGCTGATGGTGCGGATGCTGATCGTTGGCTATTGCTATGGCATTCGCTCCGAGCGTCGGCTGTGCGACGAGGTCCATCTCAATCTTGCCTACCGCTGGTTTTGCCGGCTGGGGCTGGACGGCGCAGTGCCAAGCCATTCGACCTTCTCCAAGAATCGTCATGGCCGCTTTCGCGACAGCGGGACGCTGCGCTGGGTCTTCGATCAGGTCGTGGACCGATGTATGCAAGTCGGCTTGGTCAAAGGTGAAGGCTTCGCCGTAGATGCCAGCCTGATTCCGGCTGACGCCAGTCGGCAGCGCGGCGTGCCCGGAGCAGAGCCCATCGACTGGGGTGCGCCCGAGAAACGTAGCCGCGCCGTCCGTGAGTATCTCGAGGCGCTGGGGGACGGCGCTGCGCTGGAGGCTCGGAAGTCGGTGTCACTGTCCGATCCGCAATCTCAGTGGACGGCTGCGACCGGCGGTCCGGCGTTCTTATCGTATTCCACCAATTACCTGATCGACATCGAGCATGGCGTCATCCTCGATGTCGAGGCCACGCCGTCCAACCGTATCGCCGAAGTGGAATCGACGAAGACGATGATCGATCGCGTCGAGGCGCGCTGCGGCATTCAGCCGACAAAGCTCGTTGCAGATACGGCTTACGGCAATGCCAAGATGCTGTCCTGGCTGGTCGATGACAAAGGCATCGAGCCGCACATCCCGGTTTGGGAGAAACATCAGCGCACCGATGGATCGATACCCAGCAGCGACTTTGTCTGGGATGGCGAGGCCAATGAATATCGCTGCCCGCAGGGCAATGCGCTGATCCCGGGACGCCGGCAGTTTTCCAAACCGCGCAGTGGCATCACCAAAGCCGGGACGGTGCTGTATCGCTCCAGCACCTACGACTGCCGAGTTTGCCCACTCAAGCAGCAATGCTGCCCGAGCACACCAACCAGGAAGATTGCGCGCAGCATCCATGAAGATGCCCGTAACGTCGCTCGCGAGATCAGCAAGTCTGACGAGTACCGGCGCTCACGCTGTGAGCGCAAGAAAGTCGAGATGCGCTTCGCGCACCTCAAGCGGATTCTTGGGTTGGAGCGGCTACGACTGCGAGGCCTGTCGGGCGCTGCCGACGAATTCGTGATGGCGGCGACCGCTCAAAATCTGCGACGGATGGCCAAGCTCGTTGCCAGACCGCCGCCGGATTACAGGATTGGTGTGCCTGGATGA
- a CDS encoding class I SAM-dependent methyltransferase yields the protein MTHSPNKATEVYWPNSLPNNPVKRLLRVFLGKLFSIFAAPRAQLIRQGKLSGYPGFVDRQIIAAWAHRCRRKNRPQDMSALQQWFWREQSGTAHHQATRDRFWAMWEAGHSQIFAMLISHVEAHPGTYNTLVEIGCGEALLMPRLRERLPGLDRLIGLDLSPEQVERNSAANNDPDTSFEAAEATSWALENAKPQTVYLTIGGVLEYFSQTELLALIKAITRTPVAIALLEPVADDLDSATETESRPFGQERTFSHSYASLLESQGFEIDAQELLKLSPEFGSTTWTLLVACKH from the coding sequence ATGACCCACTCACCGAACAAGGCCACCGAGGTGTATTGGCCGAACTCCTTGCCGAATAACCCCGTCAAGCGTCTGCTGCGGGTCTTTCTCGGCAAACTGTTCTCAATCTTCGCCGCGCCCCGGGCGCAACTCATTCGACAGGGCAAGCTATCCGGCTATCCAGGTTTTGTCGACCGTCAGATCATCGCGGCGTGGGCACATCGATGTCGGCGAAAAAATCGCCCGCAAGATATGTCCGCACTGCAACAGTGGTTCTGGCGCGAACAATCGGGAACTGCTCACCATCAAGCGACTCGAGATCGTTTCTGGGCAATGTGGGAAGCGGGGCATTCGCAAATTTTCGCCATGCTCATCAGCCACGTCGAAGCCCACCCTGGCACCTACAACACCTTGGTCGAAATTGGCTGCGGTGAAGCGCTACTTATGCCGAGATTGCGAGAGCGCTTGCCGGGACTGGATCGTCTGATCGGCCTCGACCTCAGCCCGGAACAGGTCGAGCGGAACAGTGCAGCGAACAATGATCCCGACACATCGTTTGAGGCCGCCGAAGCCACGAGCTGGGCGCTTGAGAACGCAAAACCGCAGACGGTCTACCTGACAATCGGCGGCGTGCTCGAGTATTTCAGCCAAACCGAGCTGCTCGCCTTGATCAAGGCCATCACCCGTACGCCAGTCGCGATTGCACTGCTCGAGCCCGTTGCAGACGATCTCGATAGCGCGACTGAAACCGAATCCCGCCCGTTCGGGCAAGAACGAACCTTCTCGCACAGCTACGCCTCGCTGCTTGAGAGCCAAGGGTTTGAGATTGACGCACAGGAGCTCTTGAAGCTGAGCCCGGAGTTCGGTTCGACGACATGGACACTACTCGTCGCTTGCAAGCATTGA
- a CDS encoding ceramidase domain-containing protein → MSCPWRDLTEPGQLDKVCEANLCAWVVEPGNTASNLAYLLVGLWLLSRPRNGSRAHWFGYLAIVIAVGSSAYHATNLSWGRMADWASIYGITGVMTALNLRRWLEIGTATQMGTALGLPALMIGIVSLRPDWALPVLLIAMPCCYIECWLAHKHRAQIEWRHYLLAWSSGGAAVIAWALDDVPHLCDPSRHWLSGHAIWHLLSAGFLLQIELFYRQFDSFADVTK, encoded by the coding sequence GTGAGCTGCCCATGGCGCGACCTCACAGAGCCCGGCCAGCTCGACAAGGTGTGCGAGGCCAACTTGTGCGCCTGGGTCGTGGAGCCCGGCAATACGGCCAGCAATCTCGCCTATCTGCTGGTCGGGCTTTGGCTGCTGAGCCGCCCACGCAACGGCAGCCGAGCGCACTGGTTCGGGTATCTGGCAATCGTCATCGCGGTGGGGTCATCCGCCTACCACGCTACCAATCTGAGCTGGGGGCGCATGGCGGATTGGGCATCGATCTACGGAATCACAGGCGTGATGACAGCACTCAATCTCCGGCGCTGGCTGGAAATCGGCACGGCCACACAGATGGGCACCGCGTTGGGTTTGCCTGCTCTCATGATCGGCATTGTCAGCCTGCGGCCCGATTGGGCGCTGCCCGTTCTCCTCATTGCGATGCCGTGCTGCTATATCGAATGCTGGCTGGCACACAAGCACCGAGCTCAGATCGAGTGGCGGCACTACCTGCTGGCGTGGTCGTCAGGCGGGGCCGCCGTCATCGCCTGGGCGCTGGATGACGTGCCGCACCTGTGTGATCCCTCGCGTCACTGGCTGTCAGGTCATGCGATCTGGCATCTGCTGTCTGCCGGTTTTCTCTTGCAAATCGAATTGTTCTATCGGCAGTTCGATTCTTTTGCCGACGTCACGAAATAA